The Erigeron canadensis isolate Cc75 chromosome 4, C_canadensis_v1, whole genome shotgun sequence genome window below encodes:
- the LOC122597945 gene encoding diacylglycerol kinase 5-like: protein MNNQSSASFLNKFYIPDYILVPGGKFEVPSQEPEFPTIVFINSKSGGQLGGQLLVTYRSVLNQNQVFDLGEDAPDKVLRKLYLTLENLKLKGDELATKIEKQLRVIVAGGDGTAGWLLGVVSDLKLPHPPPIATVPLGTGNNLPFAFGWGKKNPGTDRESVLKFLEKVLEGKEMEIDSWHFLMRMKSAPKVGSCDPIAPLELPHSLHAFNRVSDTDELNVSGYDTYRGGFWNYFSMGMDAQVSYAFHCERKLHPEKFKNQLTNQGSYAKIGCTQGWFAASLFHASSKNIAHLMKVKIMQRHGGWKDLKVHQSIRSILCLNLPSFSGGLNPWGTPNHKKTRDRDLTPPYVDDGLIEVVGFRDAWHGLVLLAPKGHGTRLAQTHRVRFEFHKGAAESTYMRMDGEPWKQPLPVDDDTTIVEISHLGRVKMLATQNCRSKSVNDPSTPHSHDQPEADGDDSENEDTPRGEEWRKFGAAETFKIPEDVDISRLS from the exons ATGAATAACCAGTCTTCTGCCAGCTTTTTGAATAAATTCTACATCCCGGATTACATCCTTGTTCCAGGTGGAAAATTTGAGGTCCCTTCACAAGAACCGGAATTCCCAACAATAGTGTTTATCAACTCCAAAAGTGGTGGTCAGTTGGGTGGTCAACTTCTTGTCACATACCGTTCTGTTTTAAATCAAAACCAG GTTTTCGATTTAGGTGAAGATGCTCCTGATAAAGTGCTACGTAAACTGTATCTTACTCTAGAAAACCTTAAACTTAAAGGAGATGAACTAGCTACCAAAATAGAGAAGCAACTGCGAGTTATT GTTGCTGGTGGAGACGGAACTGCTGGTTGGCTGCTTGGAGTTGTTAGTGATTTGAAGTTACCGCATCCACCACCAATAGCAACAGTCCCTTTAGGAACTGGAAACAACCTCCCATTTGCTTTTGGTTGG GGAAAGAAGAATCCAGGAACAGATCGAGAATCTGTTTTGAAATTCTTGGAGAAAGTTTTGGAAGGAAAAGAAATGGAAATAGACAG TTGGCATTTTCTTATGAGGATGAAATCTGCCCCAAAAGTAGGCTCTTGTGATCCCATTGCCCCATTGGAGTTGCCTCATTCTTTGCATGCATTCAATCGTGTGTCTGATACAGATGAACTTAATGTG TCAGGTTATGACACTTATCGTGGAGGATTCTGGAACTATTTCAGCATGG GGATGGATGCTCAAGTATCATATGCATTTCATTGTGAGCGAAAGCTGCATccagaaaaattcaaaaatcaattGACCAATCAG GGCTCATATGCAAAAATAGGCTGTACTCAAGGATGGTTTGCGGCATCTCTCTTCCATGCTTCTTCAAA GAACATAGCCCATCTTATGAAAGTTAAGATTATGCAAAGACATGGGGGATGGAAAGACCTCAAAGTACATCAAAG TATCAGATCAATTTTATGCCTCAACTTGCCTAGCTTTTCTGGGGGACTGAATCCTTGGGGAACGCCAAACCATAAAAAAACTCGTGAT AGAGATTTGACACCACCATATGTTGATGATGGCCTTATTGAGGTGGTTGGCTTTAGAGATGCATGGCATGGACTTGTGCTCCTTGCACCAAAGGGACATGGTACCCGCCTTGCACAG ACACACCGAGTAAGATTTGAATTTCATAAGGGTGCAGCGGAGTCCACATATATGAGAATGGACGGTGAACCTTGGAAACAACCGCTCCCAGTAGACGATGATACCACCATTGTTGAAATTTCACATCTTGGACGAGTAAAGATGCTGGCCACTCAAAATTGCCGATCGAAAAGTGTTAATGATCCATCTACTCCTCATTCCCATGATCAGCCTGAAGCAGATGGTGATGATAGTGAAAACGAAGATACTCCTAGAGGTGAAGAATGGAGAAAGTTTGGTGCAGCTGAAACATTTAAGATCCCAGAAGATGTGGACATTTCTCGTCTCAGTTAG